In the genome of Myxococcus stipitatus, one region contains:
- a CDS encoding ComEC/Rec2 family competence protein, which yields MSPRLLALLGTLWVLGACRESQPEAAAPQATEARRLFGSEPDGKLHVYFFDVGQGDAALIVSPKGTTVLVDAGPQSAAAHLVNRLPELLIRPLDLVILTHPHVDHHGALDSVLRRVGARQLMEPQVPGTPPAYDQLLTDISARQIQVVSPAPPTSTPNAPQRINLGDGVSLTILWPRAPAEPLLDAPETALEANSIVMRLSYGETSVLFMGDALAQTEEYLLAREVPLKSTLLKVGAHGLPGATTAPFLARVGARAAVISAGKGNAFGAPAPATLERMKAAHVQVFRTDVDGEVQVVSDGQSLVVSPQRLPRGTPTDTRYTHAGQGPTPEPDFWAGKPAPSKKAPEEPAAPPPETPAPAPAPPVAAAKEKEKEKGDSKKYTGPYVASRKRPLFHIPNCDGAKKIHAENLITYKTREEAARERRPAQDCNP from the coding sequence ATGAGCCCGCGCCTTCTCGCCCTGTTGGGGACCCTCTGGGTCCTGGGGGCCTGCCGGGAATCCCAGCCGGAAGCGGCCGCGCCGCAGGCCACCGAGGCCAGGCGCCTGTTCGGCTCCGAGCCGGATGGAAAGCTGCACGTCTACTTCTTCGACGTGGGCCAAGGCGACGCGGCCCTCATCGTCTCCCCCAAGGGGACCACGGTGCTGGTGGACGCGGGCCCGCAGAGCGCCGCCGCCCACCTGGTGAACCGCCTGCCGGAGCTGCTCATCCGGCCGCTGGACCTGGTCATCCTCACGCACCCCCATGTGGACCACCACGGGGCGCTCGACTCCGTCCTCCGCCGGGTGGGGGCTCGCCAGCTCATGGAGCCCCAGGTTCCCGGGACGCCGCCCGCGTATGACCAGCTGCTCACGGACATCAGCGCGCGCCAGATTCAGGTCGTCTCGCCCGCACCGCCCACGTCGACGCCCAACGCGCCCCAGCGCATCAACCTGGGCGACGGGGTGTCGCTGACCATCCTCTGGCCTCGCGCCCCCGCCGAGCCCTTGCTGGATGCGCCCGAGACGGCGCTCGAGGCCAACTCCATCGTCATGCGCCTGTCCTACGGCGAGACGTCGGTGCTCTTCATGGGCGACGCGCTCGCGCAGACGGAGGAGTACCTGCTCGCGCGCGAGGTCCCGCTCAAGTCCACGCTGCTCAAGGTGGGGGCCCATGGCCTCCCTGGCGCCACCACCGCGCCCTTCCTCGCACGAGTGGGCGCGCGTGCTGCCGTCATCTCCGCGGGCAAGGGCAACGCCTTTGGAGCGCCCGCCCCCGCCACGCTGGAGCGGATGAAGGCGGCCCACGTCCAGGTGTTCCGCACCGACGTGGACGGCGAGGTGCAGGTGGTCAGCGATGGCCAGTCGCTGGTCGTCTCGCCCCAGCGCCTGCCTCGAGGGACGCCCACGGACACGCGCTACACGCACGCGGGACAGGGCCCCACGCCGGAGCCGGATTTCTGGGCCGGGAAGCCCGCGCCCTCGAAGAAGGCGCCCGAGGAGCCGGCCGCGCCACCTCCCGAGACGCCCGCCCCCGCGCCCGCGCCTCCGGTGGCCGCCGCCAAGGAGAAGGAAAAGGAGAAGGGGGACTCGAAGAAGTACACCGGGCCCTATGTGGCCAGCCGGAAGCGGCCGCTCTTCCACATTCCGAACTGCGACGGCGCGAAGAAGATCCACGCCGAGAACCTCATCACCTACAAGACGCGCGAAGAGGCCGCTCGCGAGCGGCGCCCTGCCCAGGACTGCAACCCATGA
- a CDS encoding DUF3006 domain-containing protein: protein MTKHTRSQAQQATLDRIEDDVAVLIVEGREVTRPLASLPSGVREGDVLDLETMTVNPEATEALREQVRAARQRAKKGKTPPPGDFDL, encoded by the coding sequence ATGACGAAGCACACCCGGTCCCAGGCACAGCAGGCCACGCTCGACCGCATCGAGGACGACGTCGCGGTGCTCATCGTGGAGGGGCGCGAGGTGACGCGGCCTCTTGCCTCGCTACCCTCGGGAGTCCGCGAGGGCGACGTGCTCGACCTGGAGACGATGACCGTCAATCCAGAGGCCACCGAGGCGCTGCGAGAGCAGGTCCGCGCGGCCCGACAGCGGGCGAAGAAGGGGAAGACTCCGCCGCCTGGAGACTTCGACCTCTAG